A genomic region of Rhipicephalus sanguineus isolate Rsan-2018 chromosome 3, BIME_Rsan_1.4, whole genome shotgun sequence contains the following coding sequences:
- the LOC125757867 gene encoding uncharacterized protein LOC125757867 gives MSAMRESDSPAAEPQFSAPSKPAPRAGHRRSHSLTTNSLVRHTLHVTPEQQAYVNGLIDKWEAKNPPKPFKPFELPAEFAVRFSALSNAAAEPLLPQRDDLGAPERAGPSEEHRSVALPPTNREEQMDTTASRKRSREEVSSDDEEDGPRKQSATSPADPEPSDEDNVPTQCTEETGTEATTPASLDEAAAAAVTSSAAQTTSSSPSPALLPSGDTLVANAAGQGSGSPPPAPAAAETPTTPLDSLSAEAEAMDEATVDNCTQETTRKTTPATAMAFLRSPTTGEQPASRKRKKKGRKTARKQHTPAAPLSTSAVSSSAGPSAPPADPVTTGRPPVLTPAVTRPPESQPNEVSFQEVKSKAALRRARKITTAALPVDPAVVGTVLFRPSAPGGSFRGTPRLSIAQALPSNPGVADIRVNHHRNIVAVDATSQECLTLLLALTELRDIPITAREPADGHTSMGFIHGVDEDPAEDTLLPGLQSAVPVLAATKEGRTVTLRFGGPVPPERVALFRVHFPVRPARPRPLQCKQCSRYGHVREACRWPDSCIRCGRTHTADADCQRPRCVNCGGPHSADTPHCPRWQEQRQVASIMASSTTALSRRVVAAAVREETREARTYASAVKGHTLPARPVPAPRNRRKPAPVDLTAAAALEAPPADAAPTAQPGVATALATPPTGATAPEAQAAVDHVTQIVISLLLTLQDAEAKLPHDHPFRAICQLAAALQQPTSHHDDFSLHLQREGFDVLALQEVYAQAEEVRLPGYVGYSSRTRCTLDACHAAPCLDDCHPQGTARCAVYVKRELLQAEVPVADLVGGPFECCAVRVRLEGGDTTVASVYVRPNQPWDPRGRALRDTLQQLGLQILNTGVRTFIRGGGRAAQSAIDISAATEGCRYSWAPAPDTWGSDHLPLLLSPFRGKALRDREYQVVDWRAYRRLFKEDTSGRDLMQLVVDSARAATVVTKVSQGQPVPDIRHLALRAARRRAERQALSKGLPELWTCFRRVDAVCRRHARRRRNQGWVSVCVTIDSSKDGARAWRLLKCLLMVPRAYNQVLSVAVLLAIPASELAERLADQFASREVAQLATTPPPAALPCPASCHHPGWVVAQVQELCNEPIRMHELVAALDGCKRRSAPGADGITFQMLRNLEEGGRQRLLGLYNDVWNTGELPESWRTAVVAPILKPRKKATALSSYRPVSLTSAACKVLERVALERMQWIADQLDFFPERRRPLEDAKSCGDVAMLLLLDVESAFDGLPHVVVEAAIDRLGISGCLRGFVSAFLSGRTFCVRVGGVTSQPKDITTGVPQGSVLSPFLFNMALAGLPASLPTDTRFPARCSVYADDVALWARGPRRSIPAIRRSLQAALDAVISFLGGIGLKVSATKTEALLIHPLAAAWVYVKPLRVGNRSLPWRKEVRYLGLTVDHRLTWIPAAKAAATKVRRVQGAIGKLQQRGRGCSTKWALRLNQAAASSVLLYALPLVNLTPARRSLLEGLHRGAVRTILELPRCSPVAATLAEAREWPLTLRMLQRALGHIDHLHRAADGAALLERLRSLPGSRMGGFLPLYHQMVPDPPAPVASPPPHHRPPEVHLHLAGATKRRIPAAALQQAASCKLQEQLEGRLQVFTDGSVMPEWTAAAACVVPARTSSRQCKLPFPASSTAAELTGLHLAADLLAEDIPSEPVAVLCDSKAALQILANHRDTGLTGSLLAAKYRALAASGASVSFHWLPSHVGIAGNEEADALAKAAHQPGTPITLKKLLVTVHPDSRVASERGPKLLPETGLTRRDRSALLRLLTGCVWTAARRHAKGLCAYPACSRCGDPETLEHLLCACPGLAQERSRVTTAYRSQGLPASTCSSPRVPTCQHSGAWWSSWTRRE, from the exons ATGAGTGCTATGCGCGAATCCGACAGCCCGGCCGCCGAACCGCAGTTTTCGGCGCCCTCCAAGCCCGCCCCACGCGCCGGGCATCGCCGTTCGCACAGCCTGACAACAAACAGTCTCGTGCGGCACACCCTGCATGTCACCCCAGAACAGCAGGCATACGTCAATGGGCTCATCGACAAGTGGGAAGCCAAGAATCCCCCCAAGCCCTTCAAGCCCTTCGAACTTCCCGCGGAGTTCGCAGTTCGCTTCAGCGCTCTATCCAACGCTGCTGCTGAACCACTGCTACCTCAGCGAGACGACCTTGGAGCTCCCGAACGAGCCGGCCCCTCGGAGGAGCACCGAAGCGTCGCACTGCCCCCCACCAACAGGGAAGAGCAGATGGACACAACTGCTTCCCGCAAGCGCAGCCGCGAGGAGGTCAGCAGCGACGACGAGGAGGACGGACCTCGCAAGCAGTCGGCCACCTCTCCTGCCGATCCCGAGCCTTCCGACGAGGACAACGTCCCCACACAGTGCACTGAGGAGACAGGGACAGAGGCCACAACACCTGCGAGCCTCGACGAAGCTGCCGCTGCTGCAGTGACCTCCTCGGCGGCCCAAACTACTTCGTCGAGCCCCTCCCCCGCCCTCTTGCCTTCGGGAGACACGCTGGTGGCCAATGCTGCTGGCCAGGGCAGCGGTAGCCCTCCTCCCGCCCCTGCGGCAGCTGAGACACCGACAACCCCTCTCGATTCACTCTCGGCTGAAGCAGAGGCCATGGACGAGGCTACAGTTGACAACTGCACGCAGGAAACCACTCGGAAGACCACCCCAGCGACCGCAATGGCCTTTCTGAGGTCCCCAACGACCGGAGAACAGCCAGCATCccgcaagaggaagaagaagggcAGGAAGACAGCTCGGAAACAGCACACCCCTGCTGCACCCCTGAGCACCTCGGCTGTCTCTTCCTCTGCGGGACCAAGTGCCCCTCCTGCTGATCCTGTCACCACTGGGAGACCACCAGTACTGACCCCTGCGGTTACCAGACCCCCGGAGAGCCAGCCAAACGAGGTGAGCTTCCAGGAGGTGAAGTCAAAGGCTGCACTGCGGCGCGCCAGGAAAATCACCACCGCTGCCCTGCCGGTGGACCCTGCTGTTGTGGGGACAGTGCTTTTCCGGCCCTCTGCTCCTGGCGGCTCATTTCGCGGCACTCCACGCCTGAGTATCGCGCAGGCGCTCCCATCGAACCCGGGTGTTGCTGACATCCGGGTGAATCACCACCGCAACATCGTGGCGGTGGACGCGACCTCTCAGGAGTGCCTCACTCTGCTCCTGGCCCTCACGGAGCTGCGGGACATACCGATCACTGCCAGGGAGCCCGCGGACGGCCACACCAGCATGGGGTTCATTCATGGCGTGGATGAAGACCCTGCAGAGGACACCCTGCTTCCTGGCCTCCAGTCTGCTGTTCCCGTGCTAGCAGCCACCAAGGAGGGCCGCACGGTCACGCTGCGTTTTGGGGGCCCAGTTCCGCCGGAGCGGGTGGCGCTCTTCCGCGTACACTTCCCCGTGCGGCCAGCCAGGCCCCGACCGCTGCAGTGCAAGCAGTGTAGCCGGTATGGTCACGTACGAGAGGCGTGCCGCTGGCCGGACAGTTGCATCCGCTGCGGCCGGACCCACACAGCTGACGCGGACTGCCAGCGGCCCCGGTGCGTCAACTGTGGCGGCCCCCACTCGGCTGACACCCCACACTGTCCCAGGTGGCAGGAACAACGCCAGGTGGCCTCCATCATGGCGTCCTCCACCACTGCCCTCTCTAGGCGAGTGGTTGCAGCGGCAGTGCGGGAGGAGACCAGGGAGGCTCGCACATATGCGAGTGCTGTGAAGGGGCACACCCTTCCTGCCCGGCCTGTTCCTGCTCCCCGCAACCGCCGTAAACCAGCCCCTGTGGACCTGACTGCTGCTGCCGCCTTGGAGGCCCCACCTGCTGATGCTGCTCCCACGGCCCAGCCTGGTGTTGCTACTGCTCTCGCAACACCCCCTACTGGGGCCACTGCTCCTGAGGCCCAGGCTGCTGTGGACCACGTCACCCAGATCGTCATTAGCCTTCTGCTCACCCTGCAGGATGCGGAAGCCAAGCTTCCACACGATCACCCCTTCCGAGCCATCTGCCAGCTGGCAGCGGCCTTGCAGCAGCCCACGAGCCACCATG ACGATTTCTCCCTGCATCTCCAGCGGGAGGGCTTTGACGTGCTGGCTTTGCAGGAGGTCTACGCCCAGGCTGAGGAGGTGCGCCTGCCGGGGTACGTGGGCTACAGCAGCAGGACCAGGTGCACCCTGGATGCCTGCCACGCTGCCCCCTGCCTGGATGACTGCCACCCGCAGGGTACAGCCCGGtgcgccgtctacgtgaagcgtGAGCTCCTACAGGCTGAAGTTCCTGTGGCCGACCTGGTCGGTGGTCCCTTCGAGTGCTGTGCCGTCCGTGTACGCCTCGAGGGGGGAGACACCACTGTGGCCAGTGTGTACGTCCGGCCAAACCAGCCTTGGGACCCCAG GGGCAGGGCGCTCAGGGACACCTTGCAGCAGCTGGGCCTGCAGATTCTGAACACAGGGGTCAGGACTTTCATCCGTGGTGGGGGCCGGGCAGCCCAGTCGGCCATCGACATCAGCGCCGCCACGGAGGGATGCCGCTACTCGTGGGCGCCGGCTCCGGACACCTGGGGTTCGGACCACCTGCCCCTCCTGCTGTCCCCCTTCCGAGGCAAGGCCCTCAGGGATCGGGAATACCAGGTCGTGGACTGGCGAGCCTACCGGCGGCTATTCAAGGAGGACACGAGTGGCAGGGACCTTATGCAGTTGGTGGTCGACAGCGCCAGGGCAGCAACTGTCGTCACTAAGGTCTCACAGGGGCAGCCCGTTCCGGACATCAGGCACCTGGCACTGAGggcggcgcggcggcgtgcaGAACGGCAGGCCTTGAGCAAGGGCCTACCCGAACTCTGGACCTGTTTCCGGAGGGTCGACGCCGTCTGCAGACGCCACGCTCGCAGGCGCAGGAACCAGGGATGGGTGAGCGTCTGCGTCACCATCGACAGCTCAAAGGATGGAGCCCGTGCCTGGCGCTTGCTGAAGTGCCTACTGATGGTGCCCAGGGCTTACAACCAGGTGCTGTCCGTGGCTGTCCTCCTTGCCATTCCGGCCTCCGAGCTGGCCGAACGCCTGGCCGACCAGTTCGCCAGCAGAGAGGTCGCCCAGCTAGCCACAACACCTCCTCCAGCCGCTCTCCCGTGTCCAGCCTCCTGCCATCATCCCGGATGGGTGGTTGCACAGGTCCAGGAACTGTGCAACGAACCCATCCGGATGCACGAGCTCGTGGCAGCCCTCGATGGATGCAAGCGACGCAGCGCCCCAGGAGCAGACGGCATTACCTTCCAGATGCTCCGCAACCTGGAGGAAGGAGGGCGTCAACGTCTCCTGGGACTCTACAACGACGTCTGGAATACCGGGGAGCTCCCGGAGTCCTGGCGAACTGCGGTGGTGGCACCCATCCTGAAGCCCCGGAAGAAGGCCACGGCGCTCTCCTCATACAGGCCAGTATCGCTCACCTCAGCAGCGTGCAAGGTGCTGGAGAGGGTGGCACTGGAGAGAATGCAGTGGATCGCCGACCAACTGGATTTCTTCCCGGA ACGTCGTCGCCCCCTGGAGGATGCCAAGAGCTGCGGGGACGTGgcaatgctgctgctgctggacgtGGAGAGCGCCTTCGACGGTCTCCCGCACGTTGTCGTCGAGGCGGCCATAGACCGGCTTGGCATCAGCGGGTGCCTCCGAGGCTTCGTGTCCGCCTTCCTGTCCGGGAGGACCTTCTGCGTCCGTGTTGGAGGGGTGACCAGCCAGCCTAAGGACATCACTACCGGTGTCCCACAAGGTTCTGTGCTAAGTCCTTTTCTCTTCAACATGGCGCTGGCAGGACTTCCAGCCTCCCTCCCGACAGACACCAGGTTCCCGGCCCGCTGCTCCGTCTACGCTGATGACGTGGCACTGTGGGCAAGGGGACCAAGGCGGTCCATTCCTGCCATCAGGAGGTCACTGCAGGCAGCCCTGGATGCAGTGATCTCCTTCCTCGGAGGCATCGGCCTCAAAGTCTCTGCCACCAAGACCGAGGCCCTGCTGATCCATCCACTCGCTGCGGCATGGGTCTACGTGAAGCCACTGAGGGTCGGCAACCGCAGTCTCCCCTGGAGAAAGGAGGTGAGGTACCTGGGCCTCACTGTCGACCACCGGCTCACCTGGATCCCCGCTGCGAAGGCCGCCGCCACCAAGGTCCGACGAGTTCAAGGGGCCATCGGCAAACTTCAGCAGCGTGGCCGTGGATGCTCCACGAAGTGGGCGCTGCGGCTCAACCAGGCCGCGGCGTCCTCCGTGCTGCTGTATGCCCTGCCACTGGTGAACCTGACGCCAGCCAGGAGATCCCTGCTGGAGGGACTGCACAGAGGAGCCGTGAGGACCATCCTAGAGCTCCCCAGGTGCTCCCCTGTTGCAGCGACGCTTGCGGAGGCGAGAGAGTGGCCCCTGACGCTACGCATGCTCCAGCGAGCGTTGGGGCACATCGACCACCTCCACCGTGCCGCGGACGGTGCAGCCCTTCTGGAACGCTTGCGCAGCCTGCCAGGATCCAGGATGGGAGGCTTCCTCCCATTGTACCACCAGATGGTACCGGATCCACCAGCCCCTGTTGCCTCTCCGCCGCCACACCACCGGCCCCCTGAGGTGCACCTCCACCTGGCTGGGGCAACGAAGCGACGAATTCCTGCAGCAGCACTGCAGCAGGCAGCCTCCTGCAAGCTCCAGGAGCAACTAGAGGGTCGGCTGCAGGTTTTCACGGATGGATCCGTGATGCCAGAGTGGACTGCAGCGGCGGCTTGCGTCGTCCCTGCACGGACCAGCAGCAGGCAGTGTAAGCTGCCTTTCCCGGCCAGTTCAACGGCGGCAGAGCTGACCGGACTCCACCTGGCAGCTGACCTACTGGCAGAAGACATCCCATCAGAGCCTGTCGCCGTCCTCTGTGACAGCAAGGCAGCACTACAGATCCTGGCCAACCATCGAGACACCGGACTGACCGGAAGCCTCCTGGCGGCCAAGTACCGTGCCCTTGCTGCATCTGGTGCATCCGTCTCCTTCCACTGGCTGCCCTCCCATGTGGGCATAGCTGGTAACGAGGAGGCAGACGCGcttgccaaggcagcacaccagCCTGGCACCCCCATCACCCTCAAGAAGCTCCTGGTCACGGTCCACCCAGATTCAAGGGTGGCCAGTGAACGAGGGCCAAAGCTGCTACCAGAGACGGGCCTCACCAGGAGAGATCGGTCTGCCCTGCTGCGCCTGCTGACCGGCTGTGTGTGGACCGCTGCCCGCCGACATGCGAAGGGTCTCTGCGCCTACCCagcctgcagccgctgcggcgatcctgagaccctcgagcacctcctCTGTGCCTGTCCTGGCTTGGCACAGGAACGCTCGAGGGTCACTACGGCCTACCGGAGCCAGGGCCTACCTGCCTCCACCTGCTCTTCCCCTCGCGTCCCCACCTGCCAGCACTCCGGAGCCTGGTGGAGTTCCTGGACGAGACGGGAATAG